TTGAATATGGAATACAGACGGCTCTGTGACAGGGCTGCACCGTTCATCAATCATCATCTATCAAAATAGCAATATGGACAATATTAAAATGGCAATAAAGGCCGTAATTGTTCTAggacaggggtctgcaacctttttgaccaaaagagccatttcgctcctttttcccaaaacattttttgtctggagccccaaaacatatttcatagttttttattgttatatcagacaaaaactacaggtttttttgcatttattaggctatttattacatgatataaaactgttaacctctaataagaaacaaagaacttttataaggagaattcaaaataatacacaggcctactttaaaataaattaaacacagcacttggggagtcctctgcacatttgaaggggaaacaaatattattaaaatgggcccactttgaaataaataaaacctatagctgcaccctaaaaagagttaaaggtagggtaggtaagaatggagaaaccagctcgagtgcgctagaatttgaaaatacacaaccggaaaaaatatgcctcttccttcagactttcttacagagtccctcctccaacacacacgaacgcacacatgaccaatgagggcacgacataagtttgtgcccagagtgctacggcttccagagattaatttttgtatgtatttaatgtcaaagcatttaatatattcattgctatcgggacgttaagagcattccattgaatataacaaaaagtgttttctgaaataaatgacataccccattgaattatgactgaagatcgtcagctgtcttcctctcccgtgttgttcctcgatgcgtaaaggctgcaccaccgttgacaacgtctctctacatatcaaacataccggtaaaccagcatcgcttgctgtgaaagcagacaactctgtccacgcagaattaaatcctgtgttcctccggtacttttctttgatttatccatagttcgctcatcgagccggggtcaggttattcgcctccaagaaaaggcgctcgcgcgggaccggagcaggatgtaaatagtcctacaaatacttttattttatttccttcttatttttgtctaagctcaagggagccagagcagagggcttaaagatgTCAAATATGTTTCTGAATTGAGGATCAGAATGCAGCATGATGTCCTGGCCTACAAATTCATTCCTACAAACCTACACAAATATCTTAGGTACAGATCCTCTTGAAAAAGCCCACCCTTGTACATCTTTCAATGATAATTATAAAAGATGATGGAAAAAGGAGCGAAATCCTGAATCATTTTGCAATAGCAAGTATAACAGTATATAGAATTCTTTTTGAGACATGTAATATTTTGTTAGTGTAAAATAAAGGTACAACAACTTGCATCAcaacataaataaatgaaactTGTAGAAATAGCAGTAAGAGAGAGCAAGTCTTTAGTAAATAAAGTCAATGAACTATTACATAAAGGACATATTTAGTGTTTTTAGTCTACTCTGGAAACAGCCTGACTGTCCTGCCTGTGTCCCTGTCGTGTCACAGTGGGGGGGAAGCTGCTCTGAAGCAGGATGAAGCTGTTCAGCCAGCGCAGCAGTCTGTGAGAAAGAGCAACAAGAGCTGCATCAGAAGCATGGACGTCATCACCTTGCCAGAGTTTGAGAGCATCCCTCAGTAAGTACCCCCCCATGATATGATTATATGATAGATGTTGTTTATCAGTTTTCTGGAAAGCAACCATTTACTACAGTTATTTATCTATAAACCTGCAAGGCATTCTAGTGATGTGAATAACACTTGATAAGGCTTGGGAAACCATCCAAGAACATTTAGTacaaatattaatgtttttttgAGAATATAACATTGGGATTACTAATACTACTGAATCTTCTCCAAAAAGGTCCAGAAGGAATAATATTTAACCCCGATGTCAACATTTCTGCTCAGGTCTTTTTGGAATTACACTGCACCGTATTTGTTAATAACCAAATGGAGCACACAAAACCAGTTATACGACCAGTTATTCCACCAATAAAGAAAGAGtggagtggtgcagggatgatgtatttttgtagggcaacccggaagttagcatcacatcGGCTCCCTTGACAAAAAGGATTTTGGAATGTTGATACTTAATAATCTCCACAAGTTGACACCACTTTTAGATATGGTTGAAGCATAAATGCAAtttctaaaatgaaaagctaatGTTGCTATTGTTAGTTACATCACGGTCAGATGACCTTACGTcaacactgctaagctaaaggtggctagtgTTCAGCGTGATGACATCTAGTGGTTccattcagccacttgttagcaaccgctgtttttaagacgcATAGAAGATTCGGATGTTAACCAGTGGGGTAGTGactgatgtattttatgttgtagaacaaaacATGAAAATCTCTTGAACTTGTGtttaccacagaccttattttagGCCTAACTAAAAACACGTTCTAAGAATCGTTCACTTCGAGATGAGGGAACAGGAAGTTGTAAAATGCTGCCTCATTTCCAGAACTCGATCGTGCACCACCCTATGTATGACAGTTATACAAAACAAATCTTATGGTGTAAAGTTTATCTTGAAAGGGTTCCTTATTCttattcatattaataatatttgcaCTGTATGTACACAAGACTTTCACCGCGAGGCTACCTGCACATTTGTATTCTTATTATCCCTTGTGTACAGTAATACCTGTGTTTCTTTCTTATTCTTTTGCCCGAATGTCCCTACTTGGAACAATAAagctccatcttatcttatcctcTGTACGCTTTACACGTCCTGCATTTGTTCTGCTGTAAGATAACTAACTCTCTTGAATACCATGAATATCACAACTGCTTTTAGCATGTTAGTTTTACTGTTTCTTTTCATGATGATGGTGACCCATGTGATTATGTTAAAAATAATACTTTGTGTCCCAATCAGGTACATGAGAGGACGGGTAGCGTACGATCAGATGAACGCTGCGGTGCAGAGCATCAACACAGCTGTGACAGCAAAGTACAAGATCCTCCATCAGTCCATGAAAACTCTCACCAACTACACACGCAAGCTGCACCAGCGCTTCAAGGAGCAGGAGACCAAAGACACCAAAGGTACTGCTAACACAGTCCGATAGCTTCTCCACAGAGGCAGATCCAGGAACAGTTCGGAGGCGATGCCCCTGATTGtgaattattgttttgtgtttccaCTCGACCCGAAAACTGGTTCAAATCAGGCATCACTTTTAGCTTGGCCAGCACAGAGCATCAAGAGACACATCCGTCAGAGGCTGGGGGCGGAGCAACAACAGCTCATGGTGAGAGTAGAAAGTAATGTGGCCGAGATCAAAAAGTGGCTAGAAcgtgacacacacatttttgcTGTCATTGTGTCATTTGCTGTTCTCACCGTTTTTCTGTTCAGCTGTATAAGCTGGTTTTTTTAGGGGGGGGGGTTTCTAATTATTCCAAGtaatatttttgtttgtttgatctAATTATTGATCAGTAagaattaggggtgtaacggttcacagaagtcacggttcggttcgtacctcggtttgggggtcacggttcggtacggttcggtacaacaagaaaaagcaaaaaaaagtcccaaatgcataattccaggtttgttgttatttatttttgaacagtagtgcaagtttcagtttaaaaataaggaactctgacattttgaataattaactgcattaaacagttaaaaacaaaccacaaacagcaccacacactcagatggccatattatctataatggctgatgtcaaactaaaaggtttcatcaagctgtaaaactaaaaaggatgtcttgaaaatattacatcataaataataagaaagtgtttcaagagcgcaaagtcgttgaaaaaagatgccaaaagcttccgttatttattttggtctctcggctttcatgtctattggcttcttaaaaacagcggggatcagctgttgaacagctgttgtctttcgccgggctccggtgattggcaaatctgggtgatcccTTCTggtatgatttagcatgtttggcgtgtgttgccattagcataccgcaccgctgtagaacaacgccgacacaccgtcctcgtccgatccaccactcgcacacttcatcgttattgtagtccacagggaacccgaaatgttcccacacagctgatttaaaagaagcaggtgggttctagctcctgtgtgttatctgaaatcgccatactaacttttcttcttcttgtatttagttcgttttgttgttgtgtttcttcttgttcttcatttgttgtttaagggcggctggcaaacagcttttaggcgcaatactgccccctggattataaatagtgtagtggatactgccctgaaggacagacttttttcccacacgtaaaaaaaaggcgtattcgtcgtgtgactgcatgcacCGAACCGTgatgtccgaaccgtgacggtacgggacgaatacggataccgttacacccctagtaagaATGGCTTTAGTGGCTACGCTtacataattacattacattgcatttagctgacgcttttatccaaagcgacttacaataagtgcgttcgaccaacaagatacaaacttgaagaaaacagaatcatataagtacatcaggtttcatagagctaaaacatttcaagtgctactcaactggctttagataagccagtcctttattagtatataagtgctttgttaatagttctatcgctcgaggtggagtcggaagagatgagttttcagtctgcgccggaaggtgtgtaagctttctgctgtcctgatgtcaatgggagctcattccaccattttggagccaggatagcaaacccacgtgtttttgctgatgggaacttgggtccccctcgcagtgcgggtgcagcgagctgtttggctgatgcagagcggagtgcacgcgctggggtgtacagtttaaccatgccctggatgtaggaagggccagatccattcgcagcatggtacgcaagtacaaCATCATCGATGTTATAAAAGGGTAACTTCATATCATACCATCCTTCATTAACAGCACTCCGAGTCAATTCAAACAAAAgaatatatacatttataagGAAATAGCATCATGAGAAGGTACAGACAGTGAGACAGTGGATCACCAGTTTCAAGCACCAGCTGCTGTTAGGGAACAGTACATTAGCTAGTTGGGGAATTTATAAAtacgtttttttatatataagtaatttttttttaaaaggtgtGGACTTTTCTGAAAAGATAGTCATTTTATAATTGCAGTCATCTTTTGACTGACTCTGGCTGTGTGAAATGTCCCTCAGGTCAGAACTTCGTGGTGGAGGAGGACATCCGAGAGTTTTCTAAGATCAAGGTGGACAAACGCTTCCAGGGGATTCTGAATATGCTGCGGCACTGCCAGCGCCTCCGGGAGATGCGGGGGGGCGGCCTCACCCGCTACATGCTGCTATGATTGATTCACACTTTGACTTTGCATTTAATATACAGGAAtgtgtgcatgtatgtatgtTGTTGTGGTATAAGTGAAAATatcctttttttccttctatgtTTTGTATTATATCGTTACATGTGTAAACAACAGTTTGTATTTTCAGGCAACCAGAATAAAAATCTGAAGAAGGAACATTTGTTTGTGGTGAATACTTTTGACCTTTATCAGTATCTGATCATTCTGTAGAAATAATGAGAAATG
This region of Pseudochaenichthys georgianus chromosome 6, fPseGeo1.2, whole genome shotgun sequence genomic DNA includes:
- the ska1 gene encoding SKA complex subunit 1; this encodes MCDLLDVSVHIHDRISSLRSMLDLAAVELPQNKIKKLGQELSVVRGLLEQFEKCVGQQREELRHLKELEESFKENVGGVQHMKDNVPAHMPKKRGPANGGEAALKQDEAVQPAQQSVRKSNKSCIRSMDVITLPEFESIPQYMRGRVAYDQMNAAVQSINTAVTAKYKILHQSMKTLTNYTRKLHQRFKEQETKDTKGQNFVVEEDIREFSKIKVDKRFQGILNMLRHCQRLREMRGGGLTRYMLL